The Montipora capricornis isolate CH-2021 chromosome 6, ASM3666992v2, whole genome shotgun sequence genome has a window encoding:
- the LOC138052286 gene encoding tumor necrosis factor alpha-induced protein 3-like isoform X2 produces the protein MAACFQPPSHLFERNISLNDLDLALDVREIVRKDVVVPEEATKHRHLGDSTKYSFVLPSLQSLEDEFRKFVFSFLVDGHILRELETARRLNWCSSLCRMVTVNTLGDGNCLMHAASIGMWAVNDRYQTLRKTVYEALVEDLEGFYHNRWKAEEHRQVLTQTGGFERTEQQWAYEWEEVIRLASQSQYPYGASGAQYGSLEEIHIFVLANILRRTIIVVSDETLRGHFDESYAPINFGGIYLPLLWDSIDCVKSPLVIGYADGHFTAVVSIEDGKLDLGVESGSAPTAANCIHAVPLVKFDGTPLPVHFLFDYEEPMASDRLRQYLDCAKVPMTSNSGESRSSIVVAKLHFVEQPPCMKGLIQRYFAKAREEYQRMSKSRQKRPQFQPGIQQLPPQFVCCKTQGCEFFGSTETGYRCSKCLNEYLKSVGAASQPSPHAPARQLSTGQQKGGSKANSATTSMNLPISTSRKCGTTGCKYAAVPEQGGLCERCFDAERSAEELAASINDVHLATATPCANQRNGCQFFGLPEHHNLCSRCYRAFSLQMENSLGVGSPNGLPPSSPIATAAAGFVPCHTPSCNSPGIPALYGMCFVCYTGCIHSFINSGGRLVGNSASSSARPASLPSPPPDVTNRNQAPFGAVAGKKGVLCASPGCLNEGVFQFKDLCEECYRGRSAVSLQMTNNGGPASSMAQTAVTCSFPVMQPPPSTVTATPSVAPTYQMASGSSGHQVASALSNPSCRRFEGQVQGSSLGSSEVRSQYPLLPLDAITTTGSTAPRTSQAQRALSGASKKTGPKAGQVAVPSTSAPATVVSTAQSTQAAKNKCAMGCGEPAVEDNGLCRICYARAFQLELNREPEPKPSRQQGATASAIPGNKVKARTASVPTSPSRTLQTTEPVATTKKAGVKNPLPCTTPGCLNFSIQGVDGLCEECLRKKGNSPLLAESAPQSNNSQGFNSGFVSRPVEQNRHFDSIAAGPLHPPVQVCQTQSHLYRSEEAVRFGGNVHGMKCRQENCTLFGTPETNGYCSRCFLESTIPQSGPFSIPDFPSETSSRSEPLLREGCLVTGCPKLAAPDKHGHCEDCFKRFHEDAHDVRDSIKN, from the exons ATGGCTGCCTGCTTCCAACCTCCTAGCCATCTGTTTGAACGCAACATTTCTCTAAACGACCTGGATTTGGCCTTGGACGTACGAGAAATTGTCCGTAAAGATGTCGTGGTACCAGAAGAAGCCACTAAGCACCGCCATCTTGGTGATTCAACTAAGTACTCCTTCGTTTTGCCATCACTTCAAAGCCTCGAAGATGAATTTCGTAAATTTGTGTTCAGCTTTCTTGTGGATGGTCACATATTGAGGGAATTGGAGACAGCCAGGAGGCTGAATTGGTGTAGCTCGCTGTGTCGCATGGTTACCGTTAACACTTTAGGTGATGGTAACTGCCTAATGCATGCAGCTTCCATTGGAATGTGGGCTGTCAATGACCGTTATCAAACCTTGAGAAAGACTGTTTATGAGGCACTCGTGGAGGACTTGGAAG GTTTCTACCACAACCGTTGGAAAGCTGAAGAACACCGTCAAGTGTTGACTCAAACTGGTGGATTTGAACGAACAGAGCAGCAGTGGGCCTATGAATGGGAGGAAGTCATAAGGCTAGCATCGCAGTCTCAATATCCTTATGGTGCCAGTGGTGCACAGTATGGAAGCCTGGAAGAAATCCATATTTTTGTCCTGGCAAACATCTTGCGTCGGACCATAATTGTGGTGTCAGATGAAACGTTGAGAGGACATTTTGATGAATCATATGCACCAATTAACTTTGGAGGCATTTACTTGCCACTGTTGTGGGACTCCATTGACTGTGTAAAAAGTCCATTGGTCATTGGTTATGCTGATGGTCATTTTACAGCAGTTGTCAGCATTGAAGATGGAAAATTAGACCTTGGTGTCGAAAGTGGGTCAGCGCCAACTGCGGCTAACTGCATCCATGCAGTGCCACTGGTCAAGTTTGATGGAACCCCCTTGCCTGTTCATTTTCTGTTTGATTatgaagagcctatggcaagtGACCGTCTGCGACAGTACTTGGACTGTGCTAAAGTGCCCATGACAAGCAATTCTGGTGAATCTAGATCTAGCATTGTTGTTGCAAAGCTACATTTTGTTGAGCAGCCTCCTTGCATGAAAGGTCTTATCCAGAGGTATTTTGCAAAGGCTAGAGAGGAGTACCAGCGCATGTCAAAAAGCAGGCAGAAGAGGCCACAGTTTCAGCCAGGCATACAACAACTACCTCCTCAGTTTGTCTGTTGTAAGACTCAGGGGTGTGAATTCTTTGGATCTACAGAAACTGGCTATCGTTGTTCCAAGTGTTTAAATGAGTATCTCAAGAGTGTGGGAGCAGCTAGTCAACCAAGTCCACATGCTCCTGCTAGGCAGCTTTCGACAGGGCAGCAAAAAGGAGGCTCAAAGGCCAATTCAGCCACCACATCCATGAATCTCCCAATTTCAACCTCCAGGAAGTGCGGCACCACTGGTTGCAAGTATGCAGCTGTCCCTGAGCAAGGTGGCCTTTGTGAAAGATGCTTTGATGCTGAGAGAAGTGCTGAAGAATTAGCAGCaagcattaatgatgtccaTTTGGCAACTGCAACTCCATGTGCAAACCAAAGGAATGGTTGTCAGTTCTTTGGCCTGCCAGAACATCATAATTTGTGTTCCAGATGCTACAGAGCCTTCAGTCTGCAAATGGAGAACAGTCTGGGTGTGGGTTCCCCCAATGGATTGCCCCCCAGTAGTCCAATAGCAACTGCAGCTGCTGGTTTTGTTCCCTGCCACACTCCAAGCTGTAATTCTCCTGGTATTCCAGCCTTGTATGGCATGTGTTTTGTCTGCTACACAGGATGCATCCACAGTTTTATAAACTCAGGAGGAAGATTAGTGGGAAATTCTGCTTCATCCAGTGCTCGGCCTGCTTCCTTGCCATCACCTCCACCAGATGTCACCAACAGAAACCAGGCACCTTTTGGAGCAGTTGCTGGAAAGAAAGGGGTGCTGTGTGCCTCTCCTGGTTGCTTAAATGAAGGGGTGTTTCAGTTCAAAGATCTGTGTGAAGAATGTTACAGAGGGAGATCAGCTGTGTCTTTGCAAATGACAAACAACGGAGGGCCAGCTTCATCCATGGCACAAACAGcagttacatgtagttttccaGTGATGCAACCTCCTCCAAGCACTGTGACAGCAACACCATCAGTGGCACCAACTTATCAAATGGCATCAGGTTCATCAGGCCATCAAGTGGCATCAGCTTTATCAAATCCCTCATGCCGACGTTTTGAAGGTCAGGTCCAAGGCTCTTCATTGGGTAGTTCTGAGGTGCGATCTCAGTATCCATTGTTGCCACTAGATGCGATTACTACAACAGGCTCGACAGCACCAAGGACATCTCAAGCACAAAGAGCCCTTTCTGGAGCAAGCAAAAAAACCGGGCCAAAAGCTGGTCAGGTTGCTGTTCCTTCGACTTCTGCTCCTGCTACAGTTGTTTCTACTGCACAGTCTACCCAAGCTGCAAAAAATAAATGTGCAATGGGATGTGGTGAACCAGCAGTTGAGGATAATGGCCTTTGTCGGATTTGCTATGCAAGGGCCTTTCAGCTTGAATTAAACAGGGAACCAGAGCCAAAACCATCCAGACAACAAGGAGCAACAGCATCTGCAATCCCTGGCAATAAG GTGAAAGCAAGAACCGCTAGTGTCCCTACCAGTCCCAGTAGAACCCTGCAAACAACTGAACCAGTAGCAACAACTAAGAAGGCTGGGGTCAAGAATCCACTGCCATGCACCACTCCAGGGTGTCTAAATTTTAGTATTCAGGGAGTAGATGGCTTATGCGAGGAATGCCTTCGCAAAAAGGGAAATTCTCCCTTGCTTGCCGAGTCAGCGCCACAAAGTAACAATTCCCAGGGCTTCAACAGTGGCTTTGTTAGTCGTCCCGTGGAACAAAATCGACATTTTGACAGCATTGCAGCCGGTCCACTCCATCCACCCGTTCAAGTCTGCCAGACTCAAAGTCACTTGTATCGATCAGAAGAGGCTGTGCGTTTTGGCGGAAATGTTCATGGCATGAAATGCCGTCAAGAAAACTGCACATTATTTGGAACACCAGAAACGAATGGTTACTGCTCTCGGTGCTTTTTGGAGAGCACAATACCTCAGTCaggaccattctcaatcccag
- the LOC138052286 gene encoding tumor necrosis factor alpha-induced protein 3-like isoform X1: MAACFQPPSHLFERNISLNDLDLALDVREIVRKDVVVPEEATKHRHLGDSTKYSFVLPSLQSLEDEFRKFVFSFLVDGHILRELETARRLNWCSSLCRMVTVNTLGDGNCLMHAASIGMWAVNDRYQTLRKTVYEALVEDLEGTSFYHNRWKAEEHRQVLTQTGGFERTEQQWAYEWEEVIRLASQSQYPYGASGAQYGSLEEIHIFVLANILRRTIIVVSDETLRGHFDESYAPINFGGIYLPLLWDSIDCVKSPLVIGYADGHFTAVVSIEDGKLDLGVESGSAPTAANCIHAVPLVKFDGTPLPVHFLFDYEEPMASDRLRQYLDCAKVPMTSNSGESRSSIVVAKLHFVEQPPCMKGLIQRYFAKAREEYQRMSKSRQKRPQFQPGIQQLPPQFVCCKTQGCEFFGSTETGYRCSKCLNEYLKSVGAASQPSPHAPARQLSTGQQKGGSKANSATTSMNLPISTSRKCGTTGCKYAAVPEQGGLCERCFDAERSAEELAASINDVHLATATPCANQRNGCQFFGLPEHHNLCSRCYRAFSLQMENSLGVGSPNGLPPSSPIATAAAGFVPCHTPSCNSPGIPALYGMCFVCYTGCIHSFINSGGRLVGNSASSSARPASLPSPPPDVTNRNQAPFGAVAGKKGVLCASPGCLNEGVFQFKDLCEECYRGRSAVSLQMTNNGGPASSMAQTAVTCSFPVMQPPPSTVTATPSVAPTYQMASGSSGHQVASALSNPSCRRFEGQVQGSSLGSSEVRSQYPLLPLDAITTTGSTAPRTSQAQRALSGASKKTGPKAGQVAVPSTSAPATVVSTAQSTQAAKNKCAMGCGEPAVEDNGLCRICYARAFQLELNREPEPKPSRQQGATASAIPGNKVKARTASVPTSPSRTLQTTEPVATTKKAGVKNPLPCTTPGCLNFSIQGVDGLCEECLRKKGNSPLLAESAPQSNNSQGFNSGFVSRPVEQNRHFDSIAAGPLHPPVQVCQTQSHLYRSEEAVRFGGNVHGMKCRQENCTLFGTPETNGYCSRCFLESTIPQSGPFSIPDFPSETSSRSEPLLREGCLVTGCPKLAAPDKHGHCEDCFKRFHEDAHDVRDSIKN; this comes from the exons ATGGCTGCCTGCTTCCAACCTCCTAGCCATCTGTTTGAACGCAACATTTCTCTAAACGACCTGGATTTGGCCTTGGACGTACGAGAAATTGTCCGTAAAGATGTCGTGGTACCAGAAGAAGCCACTAAGCACCGCCATCTTGGTGATTCAACTAAGTACTCCTTCGTTTTGCCATCACTTCAAAGCCTCGAAGATGAATTTCGTAAATTTGTGTTCAGCTTTCTTGTGGATGGTCACATATTGAGGGAATTGGAGACAGCCAGGAGGCTGAATTGGTGTAGCTCGCTGTGTCGCATGGTTACCGTTAACACTTTAGGTGATGGTAACTGCCTAATGCATGCAGCTTCCATTGGAATGTGGGCTGTCAATGACCGTTATCAAACCTTGAGAAAGACTGTTTATGAGGCACTCGTGGAGGACTTGGAAGGTACAA GTTTCTACCACAACCGTTGGAAAGCTGAAGAACACCGTCAAGTGTTGACTCAAACTGGTGGATTTGAACGAACAGAGCAGCAGTGGGCCTATGAATGGGAGGAAGTCATAAGGCTAGCATCGCAGTCTCAATATCCTTATGGTGCCAGTGGTGCACAGTATGGAAGCCTGGAAGAAATCCATATTTTTGTCCTGGCAAACATCTTGCGTCGGACCATAATTGTGGTGTCAGATGAAACGTTGAGAGGACATTTTGATGAATCATATGCACCAATTAACTTTGGAGGCATTTACTTGCCACTGTTGTGGGACTCCATTGACTGTGTAAAAAGTCCATTGGTCATTGGTTATGCTGATGGTCATTTTACAGCAGTTGTCAGCATTGAAGATGGAAAATTAGACCTTGGTGTCGAAAGTGGGTCAGCGCCAACTGCGGCTAACTGCATCCATGCAGTGCCACTGGTCAAGTTTGATGGAACCCCCTTGCCTGTTCATTTTCTGTTTGATTatgaagagcctatggcaagtGACCGTCTGCGACAGTACTTGGACTGTGCTAAAGTGCCCATGACAAGCAATTCTGGTGAATCTAGATCTAGCATTGTTGTTGCAAAGCTACATTTTGTTGAGCAGCCTCCTTGCATGAAAGGTCTTATCCAGAGGTATTTTGCAAAGGCTAGAGAGGAGTACCAGCGCATGTCAAAAAGCAGGCAGAAGAGGCCACAGTTTCAGCCAGGCATACAACAACTACCTCCTCAGTTTGTCTGTTGTAAGACTCAGGGGTGTGAATTCTTTGGATCTACAGAAACTGGCTATCGTTGTTCCAAGTGTTTAAATGAGTATCTCAAGAGTGTGGGAGCAGCTAGTCAACCAAGTCCACATGCTCCTGCTAGGCAGCTTTCGACAGGGCAGCAAAAAGGAGGCTCAAAGGCCAATTCAGCCACCACATCCATGAATCTCCCAATTTCAACCTCCAGGAAGTGCGGCACCACTGGTTGCAAGTATGCAGCTGTCCCTGAGCAAGGTGGCCTTTGTGAAAGATGCTTTGATGCTGAGAGAAGTGCTGAAGAATTAGCAGCaagcattaatgatgtccaTTTGGCAACTGCAACTCCATGTGCAAACCAAAGGAATGGTTGTCAGTTCTTTGGCCTGCCAGAACATCATAATTTGTGTTCCAGATGCTACAGAGCCTTCAGTCTGCAAATGGAGAACAGTCTGGGTGTGGGTTCCCCCAATGGATTGCCCCCCAGTAGTCCAATAGCAACTGCAGCTGCTGGTTTTGTTCCCTGCCACACTCCAAGCTGTAATTCTCCTGGTATTCCAGCCTTGTATGGCATGTGTTTTGTCTGCTACACAGGATGCATCCACAGTTTTATAAACTCAGGAGGAAGATTAGTGGGAAATTCTGCTTCATCCAGTGCTCGGCCTGCTTCCTTGCCATCACCTCCACCAGATGTCACCAACAGAAACCAGGCACCTTTTGGAGCAGTTGCTGGAAAGAAAGGGGTGCTGTGTGCCTCTCCTGGTTGCTTAAATGAAGGGGTGTTTCAGTTCAAAGATCTGTGTGAAGAATGTTACAGAGGGAGATCAGCTGTGTCTTTGCAAATGACAAACAACGGAGGGCCAGCTTCATCCATGGCACAAACAGcagttacatgtagttttccaGTGATGCAACCTCCTCCAAGCACTGTGACAGCAACACCATCAGTGGCACCAACTTATCAAATGGCATCAGGTTCATCAGGCCATCAAGTGGCATCAGCTTTATCAAATCCCTCATGCCGACGTTTTGAAGGTCAGGTCCAAGGCTCTTCATTGGGTAGTTCTGAGGTGCGATCTCAGTATCCATTGTTGCCACTAGATGCGATTACTACAACAGGCTCGACAGCACCAAGGACATCTCAAGCACAAAGAGCCCTTTCTGGAGCAAGCAAAAAAACCGGGCCAAAAGCTGGTCAGGTTGCTGTTCCTTCGACTTCTGCTCCTGCTACAGTTGTTTCTACTGCACAGTCTACCCAAGCTGCAAAAAATAAATGTGCAATGGGATGTGGTGAACCAGCAGTTGAGGATAATGGCCTTTGTCGGATTTGCTATGCAAGGGCCTTTCAGCTTGAATTAAACAGGGAACCAGAGCCAAAACCATCCAGACAACAAGGAGCAACAGCATCTGCAATCCCTGGCAATAAG GTGAAAGCAAGAACCGCTAGTGTCCCTACCAGTCCCAGTAGAACCCTGCAAACAACTGAACCAGTAGCAACAACTAAGAAGGCTGGGGTCAAGAATCCACTGCCATGCACCACTCCAGGGTGTCTAAATTTTAGTATTCAGGGAGTAGATGGCTTATGCGAGGAATGCCTTCGCAAAAAGGGAAATTCTCCCTTGCTTGCCGAGTCAGCGCCACAAAGTAACAATTCCCAGGGCTTCAACAGTGGCTTTGTTAGTCGTCCCGTGGAACAAAATCGACATTTTGACAGCATTGCAGCCGGTCCACTCCATCCACCCGTTCAAGTCTGCCAGACTCAAAGTCACTTGTATCGATCAGAAGAGGCTGTGCGTTTTGGCGGAAATGTTCATGGCATGAAATGCCGTCAAGAAAACTGCACATTATTTGGAACACCAGAAACGAATGGTTACTGCTCTCGGTGCTTTTTGGAGAGCACAATACCTCAGTCaggaccattctcaatcccag